A window from Lactiplantibacillus pentosus encodes these proteins:
- a CDS encoding ArgE/DapE family deacylase, with product MNGMAETAQLEAAVKALSDIVKMNTVNDHEQLVADYLVALLKQHGIEAKTITYAPGRVNLVAEIGDGNGPVIGLDGHEDTVALGDADKWHTDPLAATIKDNRLYGRGVTDMKAGLMAEVFAMISLHDQQVPLHGTVRLLATVGEEVDHLGAEQLTELGYADDLQTLICAEPSGADKQLLLTKSIQAMLGVDGTTAQRMADANPTTEQHFIELAHKGSLTYTIKAHGVAAHSSMPTIGQNAIDMLMTYYQKQTAYFDSFKDVVNPVLGPTIPVVTLISGGEQVNTVPASAEMSVKIRTIPELRNDKLIKDLEAIIAECNAAGANLTMDIASSFYPVHTPEDSQLVQLAKQVGEQVLQQRLPYFGAPGGTDASSYIVKSPDMQVIVFGPGNITAHQVDEYVDLDMYGRFIEIYQQMITRLLA from the coding sequence ATGAACGGCATGGCGGAAACAGCGCAGTTAGAAGCGGCTGTAAAGGCATTAAGCGATATTGTTAAAATGAATACGGTGAATGACCATGAGCAATTAGTTGCCGATTATTTGGTGGCGTTACTCAAGCAACATGGCATCGAAGCCAAGACCATCACGTACGCACCGGGACGGGTCAACTTGGTTGCCGAAATCGGGGATGGCAACGGGCCAGTGATTGGTTTGGATGGCCACGAAGATACGGTGGCGTTAGGTGACGCTGACAAGTGGCATACCGATCCCTTGGCCGCAACCATTAAGGATAACCGGTTGTATGGCCGTGGGGTGACGGATATGAAGGCCGGTCTGATGGCAGAAGTCTTTGCAATGATTAGCCTGCATGACCAACAAGTACCGCTTCACGGGACGGTGCGCTTATTAGCCACGGTCGGTGAAGAAGTCGACCACTTAGGCGCTGAACAACTGACTGAACTGGGCTATGCCGATGACTTACAAACCTTGATTTGTGCAGAACCGAGTGGCGCTGACAAACAATTGTTGTTGACCAAGTCGATCCAAGCGATGTTAGGTGTCGACGGGACGACTGCGCAACGGATGGCTGATGCTAATCCAACGACCGAACAACATTTTATTGAACTTGCCCACAAGGGATCATTGACCTATACCATCAAGGCACACGGGGTCGCAGCGCACAGTTCAATGCCAACGATTGGTCAAAATGCGATCGACATGTTGATGACTTATTATCAGAAACAGACAGCGTACTTTGACAGCTTCAAGGATGTGGTCAATCCTGTCTTGGGCCCGACAATCCCAGTTGTGACGTTGATCAGTGGTGGGGAACAAGTCAACACGGTACCCGCTAGCGCTGAAATGTCGGTCAAAATTCGGACGATTCCGGAATTACGTAACGACAAGCTGATCAAGGATTTGGAAGCCATCATCGCGGAATGCAACGCTGCTGGTGCGAACTTGACGATGGACATCGCCAGTTCCTTTTATCCCGTTCATACGCCGGAAGACAGCCAGCTTGTTCAGTTAGCCAAGCAGGTCGGTGAACAAGTCTTGCAACAACGGCTCCCATACTTTGGGGCACCCGGTGGGACGGATGCATCATCGTACATTGTTAAGAGTCCAGATATGCAAGTGATCGTCTTTGGCCCAGGTAACATTACCGCACACCAAGTCGACGAATACGTTGATTTGGATATGTACGGCCGGTTTATTGAAATTTATCAACAAATGATTACCCGTCTACTCGCCTAG
- a CDS encoding ABC transporter permease, whose amino-acid sequence MTAAYFKTIMREIWSSKARFASILLIIFLGVAFYTGIRATGPDMSQAANDYYKQQKLATNSVQSTLGLTKSDTQVLDKHRSQLTYQAAKYVDVNQLTNSQVIRVMALPKTQRLNQLRVVSGRLPRHANEIVLDAQAKRLQPKLKIGSTYRISSTTKRNQQFTRRTFKVVGFVNSPTYVENTDRGVTNVGKGTLDYLVYVRPQVLKSSVITRIDVQFKNLRGVTPYTAKYRRLNRKNTAALKRWLKPQANKRQQQLQAQATAKIKPLQQATKQLESQVPAGTAQLVKLQTQLKQAQAKVAAIKAPTYLYTDRSDNPGYTEYHENTQRVVALSTVFPLFFIAIAALICLTTMTRMVEELRLQMGTLKALGYSNTAVGSEFMVYGGLAALIGTALGVAFGVNFFPRFIAQAYGSMYNLPAIHVQYIWLDIVIALLIALLCTLGTALVVLRVDLRALPASLLQPRAPKAGKTLLLERWRWLWRRLSFNHKITIRNLFRYKQRLLMTVLGIAGCMAMMITGFGLKDSIGDISVKQFNQLWHYDAVVTRSGQETAQQRRAISKGSTYRASMKLQAKQVTVKQAGVAEQTATLGIPAAQQHLSKFVVLRHRQSHQAIQLGNRGAVIDEKLAKLYGVQAGDQLTIKVAGQPAKKIRVSAIAENYVNHFIYMSPTYYRQVFKQAPVYNTNYVQFKNASTKQQNAYADRLLKQTGIQNVTLMSTEKATNFKMLDSMNLVVLIFVVSAGALALVVLYNLTNINVSERIRELSTIKVLGFYDGEVTMYIFRENLILTVLGMLVGCFLGNWLHAYILQTAETNALMFSPTIHPLSYIYSALLTLAFSLLVMAMMHWKLKRVNMLDALKSVD is encoded by the coding sequence ATGACAGCAGCTTACTTTAAAACGATCATGCGTGAAATCTGGTCCTCCAAGGCCCGGTTTGCGTCGATTCTACTCATTATCTTCCTCGGGGTGGCCTTTTATACCGGGATTCGAGCGACGGGTCCCGATATGTCGCAGGCCGCTAATGACTACTATAAGCAACAAAAGCTTGCGACGAATAGCGTGCAGTCGACGCTGGGGCTGACGAAATCAGATACGCAAGTGTTGGACAAACATCGCTCGCAGTTGACTTATCAAGCCGCTAAATATGTCGATGTGAATCAGTTGACCAACAGTCAGGTCATCCGTGTCATGGCGTTACCGAAGACCCAACGTTTGAATCAGTTGCGGGTTGTCAGTGGCCGTTTACCGCGGCATGCCAACGAAATCGTCTTGGACGCACAGGCCAAACGATTACAGCCTAAGTTGAAGATCGGGTCGACGTATCGGATCAGTTCGACCACGAAACGGAACCAACAATTCACCCGCCGGACGTTCAAAGTGGTCGGCTTTGTGAACTCACCGACCTATGTCGAGAATACCGACCGGGGCGTGACAAATGTGGGGAAGGGGACGTTGGACTACTTAGTCTACGTTCGGCCACAAGTGTTGAAGTCTAGTGTGATTACGAGAATTGATGTCCAGTTTAAAAACTTACGCGGTGTGACGCCGTATACCGCAAAATATCGGCGCTTGAATCGGAAGAATACGGCGGCGCTCAAACGCTGGCTCAAGCCGCAAGCCAATAAGCGGCAACAACAACTGCAAGCGCAAGCAACTGCTAAAATTAAACCGTTACAACAAGCGACGAAGCAGTTAGAAAGTCAGGTGCCGGCTGGAACCGCGCAACTGGTCAAGCTCCAGACTCAGCTGAAGCAGGCGCAGGCCAAGGTTGCGGCCATCAAAGCACCGACCTATCTGTACACGGATCGCTCGGATAATCCCGGCTATACGGAATATCATGAAAATACGCAGCGTGTCGTGGCCCTATCGACCGTTTTCCCACTCTTCTTTATCGCCATTGCGGCGCTGATTTGTTTGACGACGATGACGCGGATGGTCGAGGAGCTCCGTTTGCAGATGGGAACGTTGAAGGCGTTAGGTTACTCAAACACCGCCGTTGGGAGCGAGTTCATGGTCTACGGGGGCTTAGCCGCACTGATTGGGACCGCGCTAGGCGTTGCCTTTGGGGTCAACTTCTTCCCCCGGTTTATCGCCCAAGCGTATGGTAGTATGTATAACTTGCCAGCCATCCACGTTCAGTATATCTGGCTGGATATTGTGATTGCACTCTTGATTGCGCTGCTATGCACGCTCGGAACGGCCCTAGTCGTCTTGCGAGTCGATTTGCGGGCATTACCGGCAAGCTTGTTGCAACCACGAGCACCCAAAGCGGGTAAAACGCTGCTACTAGAACGTTGGCGGTGGTTATGGCGCCGGTTGAGTTTTAATCATAAAATTACGATTCGGAACTTATTCCGTTACAAACAGCGGCTACTGATGACCGTCCTCGGTATCGCCGGTTGTATGGCGATGATGATTACCGGGTTTGGGTTAAAGGACTCGATTGGCGATATTAGTGTCAAGCAATTCAATCAGTTGTGGCACTATGATGCGGTCGTGACGCGTAGTGGGCAAGAAACCGCGCAGCAACGACGCGCCATTAGCAAAGGATCCACGTATCGTGCCAGCATGAAGTTGCAGGCTAAGCAGGTGACGGTCAAACAAGCGGGCGTCGCGGAACAGACGGCGACCCTTGGTATTCCAGCGGCGCAACAGCACTTGTCCAAGTTTGTCGTTTTACGGCATCGTCAGAGTCACCAAGCAATTCAGCTGGGGAATCGCGGTGCGGTGATTGATGAAAAACTGGCCAAGTTGTATGGCGTTCAAGCTGGCGACCAGTTGACGATCAAAGTCGCGGGGCAACCGGCGAAAAAGATTCGCGTCAGTGCGATCGCTGAAAATTATGTCAATCATTTTATCTACATGAGTCCGACGTATTATCGGCAGGTCTTCAAGCAGGCACCAGTGTATAACACGAATTACGTGCAGTTCAAGAACGCGTCGACCAAGCAACAGAACGCCTACGCTGACCGCTTGTTGAAGCAAACGGGCATTCAAAATGTGACGTTGATGAGCACTGAGAAAGCCACGAACTTTAAGATGCTCGACAGTATGAACTTAGTCGTCTTGATTTTCGTCGTTTCTGCCGGGGCCTTAGCGCTCGTCGTCTTGTATAATTTGACGAATATCAACGTTTCTGAACGGATTCGGGAATTGTCGACGATCAAAGTGCTCGGATTCTATGACGGTGAAGTCACGATGTACATTTTCCGCGAAAACCTGATTCTAACGGTACTGGGAATGTTAGTCGGTTGCTTCTTGGGCAATTGGTTACATGCTTATATCCTGCAGACGGCGGAAACCAACGCGCTGATGTTCTCGCCGACGATTCATCCGCTCAGCTACATCTATTCGGCACTGTTGACGCTAGCCTTCAGTCTACTCGTCATGGCCATGATGCATTGGAAGCTCAAACGGGTCAATATGCTGGATGCGCTAAAATCGGTTGATTAG
- a CDS encoding ABC transporter ATP-binding protein, with protein MAYIDVRQMSRMFLTGTQVTHANTDISFKVEQGSVVVILGPSGAGKSTLLNILGGMDSPSEGEVLIDGVDIAKMNARQLTTYRRQSVGFVFQFYNLVPNLTARENVELASQITKNARDVDETLALVGLTKRADNFPAQLSGGEQQRVAIARAVAKNPKLLLCDEPTGALDYKTGKQVLQVIQNAAKETETTVIIVTHNSAIAKMGDQVIRINDAHVQSIEHNAHPTPLAEIEW; from the coding sequence ATGGCATATATTGATGTACGACAGATGAGCCGGATGTTTTTGACCGGCACACAGGTGACCCACGCGAATACTGACATTTCGTTTAAAGTGGAACAGGGTTCAGTGGTCGTCATTTTGGGCCCAAGTGGGGCTGGTAAATCAACCTTGCTGAATATTTTAGGTGGGATGGATAGTCCGTCGGAAGGCGAGGTCTTGATTGATGGTGTGGATATTGCAAAAATGAATGCTCGTCAGTTGACGACTTATCGCCGGCAGTCAGTCGGGTTCGTCTTTCAATTCTACAACTTAGTCCCTAATCTGACGGCTCGCGAAAATGTCGAATTGGCGTCACAAATTACGAAGAATGCGCGCGATGTGGATGAAACGTTGGCACTGGTTGGCCTGACGAAGCGGGCGGACAACTTCCCCGCACAATTATCAGGTGGGGAACAGCAGCGGGTCGCGATTGCGCGAGCCGTCGCAAAAAATCCAAAGTTATTACTCTGTGATGAACCCACGGGGGCCTTGGATTATAAGACCGGGAAGCAAGTCTTGCAAGTTATCCAAAATGCGGCCAAGGAGACGGAAACGACGGTTATTATCGTCACGCATAACAGCGCCATTGCTAAGATGGGTGACCAAGTGATTCGAATTAATGATGCGCACGTCCAATCAATTGAGCATAACGCGCACCCGACACCGCTTGCCGAGATTGAATGGTAG